From the Buteo buteo chromosome 1, bButBut1.hap1.1, whole genome shotgun sequence genome, one window contains:
- the RHOH gene encoding rho-related GTP-binding protein RhoH — MLDSIKCVLVGDSAVGKTSLLVRFTSETFPDDYRPTVYENTGVDVFMDGVQISLGLWDTSGSDAFKGIRPLSYQQADVVLMCYSVANHNSFLNLRNKWIGEIRNHLPRIPVLVVATQTDQRDTGPYRSSCISPIDGKRLAQDVRAKGYLECSALSNRGVQQVFEYAVRTAVNQAKRQNRRKLFSINECKIF, encoded by the coding sequence ATGCTGGATTCAATTAAGTGTGTCCTGGTGGGAGACTCTGCGGTGGGGAAAACTTCTCTCTTGGTACGTTTCACCTCCGAGACTTTTCCAGATGACTACAGACCCACCGTGTATGAAAATACCGGAGTGGACGTCTTCATGGACGGTGTACAGATTAGCCTAGGTCTTTGGGACACATCTGGCAGCGATGCCTTCAAAGGCATTCGCCCCCTCTCATACCAACAGGCAGATGTGGTATTAATGTGCTACTCGGTGGCAAACCACAATTCCTTTCTGAACCTGAGGAACAAGTGGATCGGCGAGATCCGCAACCATTTGCCCCGCATCCCCGTTCTGGTGGTGGCTACTCAGACTGACCAGCGCGACACGGGGCCCTACCGTTCCTCCTGCATCAGCCCAATAGACGGGAAGCGGCTCGCCCAGGATGTGCGAGCCAAAGGCTATTTGGAGTGCTCTGCCCTCAGCAACCGGGGGGTGCAGCAGGTGTTTGAGTACGCCGTGCGGACAGCAGTCAATCAAGCCAAAAGGCAGAACAGGCGGAAGCTCTTCTCCATTAACGAGTGCAAGATCTTTTGA